A DNA window from Loxodonta africana isolate mLoxAfr1 chromosome 7, mLoxAfr1.hap2, whole genome shotgun sequence contains the following coding sequences:
- the LOC135232183 gene encoding uncharacterized protein LOC135232183 has product MDGSRRRPATARIRHTSRHPEASPPADPTTGPHRFGNLGSRCRSPPREPRSSVIFTPLKCQGGNPPRPLPKHALFHSTTTRAARPPSAPGLLSARPNVKPTTEDPRGQEPVSGAPAGVRASLPPQRKGQPREIRRADSQPDEPRLTGRLPKLDPKDSSTRPARDPLSPHRGAPRSRYETTGDGAKRPKPGSECLVWSSSSLARLPALPRTLPESHLPARPFGAHLKGSSAKTRGHQELGLFAVPLRGQDGDRYQGAGAPTRCQSGGVVRLSRLSENRHQKASILLGPLFLCVTKGKKRHREGCWELWSEPRLSPLLLRVCCLTRKEGWDCSFFGFTSIPSSLWLRAPLLGSCCLPANRLRSLLRVASHVAVEMASVAGSENLLRPLR; this is encoded by the exons ATGGATG GATCTCGGAGGCGGCCGGCGACCGCCCGAATCAGGCACACGTCACGGCATCCCGAGGCGTCCCCGCCAGCGGACCCCACCACCGGGCCACACCGCTTCGGAAACCTGGGCAGTAGATGCCGGAGCCCGCCCAGGGAACCGAGATCTAGTGTAATCTTTACCCCACTCAAGTGTCAAGGAGGCAACCCGCCCCGCCCCCTCCCTAAACACGCACTCTTTCACAGCACCACAACAAGAGCAGCCCGCCCACCCTCCGCACCGGGGCTTCTCAGCGCCCGCCCCAATGTCAAGCCCACGACCGAAGACCCTCGGGGCCAGGAGCCAGTGTCAGGGGCCCCGGCCGGCGTCcgtgcctccctccctcctcagcgGAAAGGACAACCGAGAGAGATTAGGCGCGCGGACAGCCAGCCAGATGAGCCGAGACTCACCGGGAGGCTCCCAAAGCTGGACCCCAAGGACTCCAGCACCAGGCCTGCCAGAGACCCCCTTAGCCCACATCGGGGAGCACCGCGATCCCGTTATGAGACAACGGGGGATGGGGCAAAGCGCCCCAAACCGGGCTCCGAATGCTTGGTCTGGAGCTCCTCTAGCCTGGCTAGGCTGCCAGCTCTTCCCAGGACCCTGCCTGAGAGTCACCTACCTGCCCGGCCTTTCGGCGCTCATCTAAAAGGCTCCTCCGCCAAGACTAGGGGACACCAGGAATTGGGTTTGTTTGCGGTACCTCTGAGGGGGCAAGATGGCGACAGGTATCAAGGCGCAGGCGCACCCACGCGCTGCCAGTCGGGAGGTGTAGTTCGCCTTTCCCGCCTTTCGGAGAATAGACACCAAAAGGCCTCCATTCTTCTTGGCCCCCTTTTCCTCTGCGTTacgaaaggaaaaaagagacatCGCGAGGGGTGCTGGGAGTTGTGGTCCGAACCCAGGCTCTCTCCTCTTTTGCTCCGGGTTTGCTGTCTCACGCGCAAGGAAGGCTGGGATTGTAGTTTCTTTGGCTTCACCTCCATACCCTCTTCTCTCTGGCTTCGCGCGCCTCTCCTCGGGAGTTGCTGTCTCCCAGCCAATCGGCTGCGCTCTCTGCTACGTGTGGCGTCACACGTAGCGGTCGAAATGGCGTCAGTGGCTGGGTCCGAGAATTTGCTGCGACCTTTACGCTAG